In the genome of Oncorhynchus mykiss isolate Arlee chromosome 18, USDA_OmykA_1.1, whole genome shotgun sequence, one region contains:
- the LOC110496595 gene encoding histone acetyltransferase KAT2B isoform X2, with the protein MSEGAGVQQGSPAIGAAGSAPAAPGAGGTEGSGATVGSARIAAKKAQLRSSPRPKKLEKLGVYSSCKAEGACKCNGWKSQNPPPTPPRTDQQPNTVNLLEPCRSCSHTLGDHVTHLENVSEEEMNRLLGIVLDVEYLYTCVHKEEDADTKQVYFSLFKLLRKCILQMGKPVVEAQESPPFEKPSIEQGVNNFVQYKFSHLPSKERQTIVELAKMFLNQINYWQLETPSQRRQRAPADDAAGYKVNYTRWLCYCNVPQFCDSLPRYEMTQIFGRTLLGSVFTVMRKQLLEQARQEKDTLPPEKRTLILTHFPKFLSMLEEEVYSHSSPIWSEDFLVGSTGGQIPIHTVISAPPVARPLYYSTSPVSVDPSSCGSVSPARKTASALEPSPGGQKRKPSEPIPHDETKKLRIVGDIPMELINEVMATITDPTSMLGPETSLLSAHSARDEAARLEERRGVIEFHVIGNSLNQKPNKRILMWLVGLQNVFSHQLPRMPKEYITRLVFDPKHKTLSLIKDGRVIGGICFRMFPSQGFTEIVFCAVTSNEQVKGYGTHLMNHLKEYHIKHDILNFLTYADEYAIGYFKKQGFSKDIKVPKAKYLGYIKDYEGATLMGCELNPSIPYTEFSVIIKKQKEIIKKLIERKQAQIRKVYPGLSCFKEGVRQIPIESIPGIQTGWKPVGKGKELKDPDQLYSTLKTILQHVKSHQNAWPFMEPVKKTEAPGYYQVIRFPMDLKTMSERLKSRYYTTRKLFMADMQRIFTNCREYNPPESQYYKCANLLEKVFYTKIKEAGLIEK; encoded by the exons ATGTCCGAGGGCGCAGGTGTTCAGCAGGGCTCCCCGGCCATCGGTGCGGCGGGATCGGCTCCTGCGGCTCCGGGAGCCGGGGGAACGGAGGGTTCGGGCGCCACGGTAGGATCGGCACGAATCGCGGCGAAGAAGGCGCAGCTCCGCTCCTCCCCGCGCCCTAAGAAACTGGAGAAGCTCGGAGTGTATTCCTCTTGCAAG GCTGAGGGGGCCTGTAAGTGTAACGGCTGGAAGAGCCAGAACCCCCCTCCCACGCCGCCCCGTACGGACCAGCAGCCCAACACTGTCAACCTGCTGGAGCCCTGCCGCAGTTGTTCCCACACACTGG gTGACCATGTAACCCACCTAGAGAATGTCTCAGAGGAGGAGATGAACAGGCTACTGGGTATAGTCCTAGATGTGGAGTACCTGTACACATGTGTTCACAAAGAAGAGGATGCTGACACCAAACAAGTCTACTTCTCCCTATTCAAG CTGTTGAGGAAATGCATCCTACAGATGGGCAAACCTGTGGTGGAGGCGCAGGAAAGTCCTCCCTTTGAGAAACCCAGCATCGAACAG GGGGTGAATAACTTTGTCCAGTACAAGTTCAGCCATCTTCCCTCCAAGGAGCGTCAGACCATTGTGGAGCTGGCCAAGATGTTCCTCAACCAGATCAACTACTGGCAGCTGGAGACGCCCTCACAGAGACGACAGCGGGCGCCTGCTGATGATGCTGCTGGGTACAAAGTCAACTACACCAG ATGGCTGTGCTACTGCAATGTCCCCCAGTTCTGTGACAGTCTACCGCGGTACGAAATGACCCAGATCTTCGGTCGGACCCTGCTGGGCTCAGTCTTCACTGTGATGAGGAAACAGCTGCTAGAGCAGGCCAGGCAGGAGAAGGATACGTTACCCCCGGAGAAACGCACTCTCATCCTTACACACTTCCCCAA ATTCCTGTCCATGTTGGAGGAGGAAGTGTACAGTCACAGCTCTCCCATCTGGAGCGAAGACTTCCTGGTTGGATCCACAGGAGGACAGATCCCCATCCATACAG TGATCAGTGCACCCCCGGTGGCCAGGCCTCTGTACTACAGCACCAGCCCAGTATCAGTGGACCCATCCAGCTGTGGCAGTGTCAGTCCTGCCAGGAAGACAGCCTCTGCTCTGGAACCCAGCCCAG GTGGGCAGAAGCGGAAGCCATCGGAGCCCATCCCCCATGACGAGACTAAGAAGCTCAGGATCGTCGGCGACATCCCCATGGAACTCATCAACGAAGTCATGGCAACCATTACTGACCCGACCTCCATGCTGGGACCAGAG ACCAGCCTGCTGTCGGCCCACTCAGCCCGTGATGAGGCGGCacgcctggaggagaggaggggggtgataGAGTTCCACGTCATCGGGAACTCCCTCAACCAGAAGCCCAACAAAAGGATCCTGATGTGGTTGGTGGGCCTCCAGAACGTCTTCTCCCACCAGCTGCCTCGCATGCCCAAAGAGTACATCACACGCCTCGTCTTCGACCC GAAGCACAAGACGCTGTCGCTGATCAAAGATGGCCGTGTGATTGGAGGAATCTGTTTTCGGATGTTTCCCTCACAGGGTTTCACAGAGATCGTGTTCTGTGCCGTCACCTCCAACGAGCAGGTCAAG GGGTATGGCACTCACCTGATGAACCACCTGAAAGAATATCACATCAAGCACGACATCCTTAACTTCCTCACCTATGCAGACGAGTACGCCATTGGCTACTTTAAAAAGCAG gGCTTCTCTAAAGACATCAAGGTTCCCAAGGCCAAGTATCTGGGCTACATCAAAGATTATGAGGGAGCGACGCTGATGGGCTGTGAGCTCAACCCCAGCATCCCTTACACCGAGTTCTCCGTCATCATCAAGAAACagaaggag atcatAAAGAAACTGATAGAGAGGAAGCAGGCTCAGATCAGAAAGGTCTACCCAGGACTTTCCTGTTTTAAGGAAGGAGTTCGGCAGATTCCCATTGAGAGCATTCCTGGAATAC AAACTGGATGGAAACCGGTGGGAAAAGG GAAGGAGCTGAAGGATCCAGATCAGCTGTACAGCACCCTGAAGACCATCTTACAACACGTTAAG aGTCACCAGAATGCCTGGCCGTTCATGGAACCAGTGAAGAAGACTGAGGCTCCTGGTTACTACCAAGTCATCCGCTTCCCCATGG ACCTGAAGACGATGTCTGAGCGTCTGAAGAGCAGGTACTACACCACGCGGAAGCTCTTCATGGCCGACATGCAGCGCATCTTCACCAACTGTCGAGAGTACAACCCTCCAGAGAGCCAGTACTACAAGTGTGCCAACCTGCTAGAGAAGGTCTTCTACACTAAGATCAAGGAGGCGGGCCTCATTGAGAAGTGA
- the LOC110496595 gene encoding histone acetyltransferase KAT2B isoform X1: protein MSEGAGVQQGSPAIGAAGSAPAAPGAGGTEGSGATVGSARIAAKKAQLRSSPRPKKLEKLGVYSSCKAEGACKCNGWKSQNPPPTPPRTDQQPNTVNLLEPCRSCSHTLGDHVTHLENVSEEEMNRLLGIVLDVEYLYTCVHKEEDADTKQVYFSLFKLLRKCILQMGKPVVEAQESPPFEKPSIEQGVNNFVQYKFSHLPSKERQTIVELAKMFLNQINYWQLETPSQRRQRAPADDAAGYKVNYTRWLCYCNVPQFCDSLPRYEMTQIFGRTLLGSVFTVMRKQLLEQARQEKDTLPPEKRTLILTHFPKFLSMLEEEVYSHSSPIWSEDFLVGSTGGQIPIHTVISAPPVARPLYYSTSPVSVDPSSCGSVSPARKTASALEPSPGGQKRKPSEPIPHDETKKLRIVGDIPMELINEVMATITDPTSMLGPETSLLSAHSARDEAARLEERRGVIEFHVIGNSLNQKPNKRILMWLVGLQNVFSHQLPRMPKEYITRLVFDPKHKTLSLIKDGRVIGGICFRMFPSQGFTEIVFCAVTSNEQVKGYGTHLMNHLKEYHIKHDILNFLTYADEYAIGYFKKQGFSKDIKVPKAKYLGYIKDYEGATLMGCELNPSIPYTEFSVIIKKQKEIIKKLIERKQAQIRKVYPGLSCFKEGVRQIPIESIPGIRETGWKPVGKGKELKDPDQLYSTLKTILQHVKSHQNAWPFMEPVKKTEAPGYYQVIRFPMDLKTMSERLKSRYYTTRKLFMADMQRIFTNCREYNPPESQYYKCANLLEKVFYTKIKEAGLIEK from the exons ATGTCCGAGGGCGCAGGTGTTCAGCAGGGCTCCCCGGCCATCGGTGCGGCGGGATCGGCTCCTGCGGCTCCGGGAGCCGGGGGAACGGAGGGTTCGGGCGCCACGGTAGGATCGGCACGAATCGCGGCGAAGAAGGCGCAGCTCCGCTCCTCCCCGCGCCCTAAGAAACTGGAGAAGCTCGGAGTGTATTCCTCTTGCAAG GCTGAGGGGGCCTGTAAGTGTAACGGCTGGAAGAGCCAGAACCCCCCTCCCACGCCGCCCCGTACGGACCAGCAGCCCAACACTGTCAACCTGCTGGAGCCCTGCCGCAGTTGTTCCCACACACTGG gTGACCATGTAACCCACCTAGAGAATGTCTCAGAGGAGGAGATGAACAGGCTACTGGGTATAGTCCTAGATGTGGAGTACCTGTACACATGTGTTCACAAAGAAGAGGATGCTGACACCAAACAAGTCTACTTCTCCCTATTCAAG CTGTTGAGGAAATGCATCCTACAGATGGGCAAACCTGTGGTGGAGGCGCAGGAAAGTCCTCCCTTTGAGAAACCCAGCATCGAACAG GGGGTGAATAACTTTGTCCAGTACAAGTTCAGCCATCTTCCCTCCAAGGAGCGTCAGACCATTGTGGAGCTGGCCAAGATGTTCCTCAACCAGATCAACTACTGGCAGCTGGAGACGCCCTCACAGAGACGACAGCGGGCGCCTGCTGATGATGCTGCTGGGTACAAAGTCAACTACACCAG ATGGCTGTGCTACTGCAATGTCCCCCAGTTCTGTGACAGTCTACCGCGGTACGAAATGACCCAGATCTTCGGTCGGACCCTGCTGGGCTCAGTCTTCACTGTGATGAGGAAACAGCTGCTAGAGCAGGCCAGGCAGGAGAAGGATACGTTACCCCCGGAGAAACGCACTCTCATCCTTACACACTTCCCCAA ATTCCTGTCCATGTTGGAGGAGGAAGTGTACAGTCACAGCTCTCCCATCTGGAGCGAAGACTTCCTGGTTGGATCCACAGGAGGACAGATCCCCATCCATACAG TGATCAGTGCACCCCCGGTGGCCAGGCCTCTGTACTACAGCACCAGCCCAGTATCAGTGGACCCATCCAGCTGTGGCAGTGTCAGTCCTGCCAGGAAGACAGCCTCTGCTCTGGAACCCAGCCCAG GTGGGCAGAAGCGGAAGCCATCGGAGCCCATCCCCCATGACGAGACTAAGAAGCTCAGGATCGTCGGCGACATCCCCATGGAACTCATCAACGAAGTCATGGCAACCATTACTGACCCGACCTCCATGCTGGGACCAGAG ACCAGCCTGCTGTCGGCCCACTCAGCCCGTGATGAGGCGGCacgcctggaggagaggaggggggtgataGAGTTCCACGTCATCGGGAACTCCCTCAACCAGAAGCCCAACAAAAGGATCCTGATGTGGTTGGTGGGCCTCCAGAACGTCTTCTCCCACCAGCTGCCTCGCATGCCCAAAGAGTACATCACACGCCTCGTCTTCGACCC GAAGCACAAGACGCTGTCGCTGATCAAAGATGGCCGTGTGATTGGAGGAATCTGTTTTCGGATGTTTCCCTCACAGGGTTTCACAGAGATCGTGTTCTGTGCCGTCACCTCCAACGAGCAGGTCAAG GGGTATGGCACTCACCTGATGAACCACCTGAAAGAATATCACATCAAGCACGACATCCTTAACTTCCTCACCTATGCAGACGAGTACGCCATTGGCTACTTTAAAAAGCAG gGCTTCTCTAAAGACATCAAGGTTCCCAAGGCCAAGTATCTGGGCTACATCAAAGATTATGAGGGAGCGACGCTGATGGGCTGTGAGCTCAACCCCAGCATCCCTTACACCGAGTTCTCCGTCATCATCAAGAAACagaaggag atcatAAAGAAACTGATAGAGAGGAAGCAGGCTCAGATCAGAAAGGTCTACCCAGGACTTTCCTGTTTTAAGGAAGGAGTTCGGCAGATTCCCATTGAGAGCATTCCTGGAATAC GAGAAACTGGATGGAAACCGGTGGGAAAAGG GAAGGAGCTGAAGGATCCAGATCAGCTGTACAGCACCCTGAAGACCATCTTACAACACGTTAAG aGTCACCAGAATGCCTGGCCGTTCATGGAACCAGTGAAGAAGACTGAGGCTCCTGGTTACTACCAAGTCATCCGCTTCCCCATGG ACCTGAAGACGATGTCTGAGCGTCTGAAGAGCAGGTACTACACCACGCGGAAGCTCTTCATGGCCGACATGCAGCGCATCTTCACCAACTGTCGAGAGTACAACCCTCCAGAGAGCCAGTACTACAAGTGTGCCAACCTGCTAGAGAAGGTCTTCTACACTAAGATCAAGGAGGCGGGCCTCATTGAGAAGTGA
- the LOC110496594 gene encoding ras-related protein Rab-5A, which yields MANRGGATRPNGSNAGNKICQFKLVLLGESAVGKSSLVLRFVKGQFHEFQESTIGAAFLTQTVCLDDTTVKFEIWDTAGQERYHSLAPMYYRGAQAAIVVYDITNEESFARAKNWVKELQRQASPNIVIALSGNKADLASKRAVDFQDARSYADDNSLLFMETSAKTSMNVNEIFMAIAKRLPKSEPAAAGANSGRNRGVDLTEAAQPTKAPCCSN from the exons ATGGCCAACAGGGGAGGCGCTACGAGACCCAACGGGTCTAATGCTGGGAACAAGATCTGCCAGTTCAAGTTAGTGCTGCTGGGGGAGTCGGCGGTGGGCAAGTCCAGCCTGGTGCTCCGCTTTGTCAAGGGCCAGTTCCACGAGTTCCAGGAGAGCACCATAGGAG cGGCCTTCCTGACCCAGACGGTGTGTCTAGACGACACGACGGTGAAGTTTGAGATCTGGGATACGGCGGGACAGGAGCGCTACCACAGCCTGGCGCCCATGTACTACAGAGGGGCGCAGGCCGCCATCGTGGTCTACGACATCACAAATGAG GAGTCATTTGCCCGGGCCAAGAACTGGGTGAAGGAGCTGCAGAGACAAGCCAGCCCCAACATTGTCATCGCTCTGTCAGGCAACAAGGCTGACCTCGCCAGCAAGAGAGCCGTCGACTTCCAG GATGCCCGGTCTTATGCAGACGACAACAGCTTGCTCTTCATGGAGACGTCGGCCAAGACATCTATGAATGTGAACGAGATATTCATGGCTATTG CGAAAAGATTGCCCAAGAGCGAGCCTGCAGCCGCTGGAGCTAACAGTGGGCGGAACAGGGGCGTCGACCTAACTGAAGCCGCCCAGCCAACCAAGGCCCCCTGCTGCAGTAACTAA